A genome region from Sphingomonas anseongensis includes the following:
- the hutU gene encoding urocanate hydratase — MTDRRDNSRHIRARRGSEIVAKQWTTEAAVRMLQNNLDDEVAEDPQSLVVYGGIGRAARNWQCFDKIVETLERLEEDQTLLVQSGKPVGVFRTHKDAPRVLIANSNIVPKWANWNTFNQLDRAGLMMYGQMTAGSWIYIGTQGIVQGTYETFVEMGRQHYGGDLSGKWILTAGLGGMGGAQPLAAVMAGAHCIAIEVQESRIEKRLETRYLDRRATSIDEALEIIRTATEPTSVGLLGNAAEILPQMLERGIKPDALTDQTSAHDPANGYCPAGWSVAKWQEMRERDPAAVAEAAKQSIAKHVEAMLAYKAQGVPTFDYGNNIRQEAFDEGVTHAFDFPGFVPAYVRPLFCRGIGPFRWAALSGDPEDIYKTDAKVKELIPDDRHLHRWLDMARERIAFQGLPARICWVGLGQRHRLGLAFNEMVRSGEVSAPIVIGRDHLDSGSVASPNRETESMKDGSDVVSDWPILNALLNCASGATWVSFHHGGGVGMGYSQHAGQVIVADGTDDAARRLERVLWNDPGTGVMRHADAGYEKAIQCAREQGLDLPMVTT; from the coding sequence ATGACCGACAGACGCGACAACAGCCGCCACATCCGCGCCCGCCGCGGAAGCGAGATCGTGGCGAAGCAATGGACCACCGAAGCGGCGGTGCGGATGCTCCAGAACAACCTCGACGATGAGGTCGCCGAGGACCCGCAGAGCCTGGTCGTCTATGGCGGGATCGGGCGTGCCGCGCGCAACTGGCAATGCTTCGACAAGATCGTCGAGACGCTTGAGCGGCTGGAGGAAGACCAGACGTTGCTCGTCCAGTCGGGCAAGCCGGTCGGCGTGTTCCGCACGCACAAGGATGCGCCGCGAGTCCTCATCGCCAATTCGAACATCGTGCCCAAGTGGGCGAACTGGAACACGTTCAACCAGCTCGATCGCGCGGGCCTCATGATGTACGGCCAGATGACCGCCGGAAGCTGGATCTACATCGGCACGCAGGGCATCGTCCAAGGCACCTACGAGACCTTCGTCGAGATGGGCCGCCAGCATTATGGCGGCGACCTGTCCGGCAAGTGGATCCTGACCGCAGGGCTCGGCGGGATGGGCGGAGCGCAGCCCCTCGCGGCGGTGATGGCGGGCGCCCACTGCATCGCCATCGAGGTCCAGGAAAGCCGGATCGAGAAGAGGCTGGAGACCCGCTACCTCGACAGGCGCGCGACCAGCATCGACGAGGCGCTGGAGATCATCCGCACCGCGACCGAGCCGACCAGCGTCGGCCTGCTCGGCAACGCCGCCGAAATCCTTCCTCAGATGCTCGAGCGAGGGATCAAGCCGGATGCGCTCACCGATCAGACCAGCGCCCACGATCCCGCGAACGGCTATTGCCCGGCGGGCTGGAGCGTCGCCAAGTGGCAGGAAATGCGCGAGCGAGATCCCGCCGCCGTCGCCGAAGCCGCAAAGCAGTCGATCGCCAAGCACGTCGAGGCCATGCTCGCCTACAAGGCACAGGGCGTCCCGACTTTCGATTACGGCAACAACATCCGCCAGGAAGCTTTCGACGAGGGCGTCACCCACGCGTTCGACTTCCCGGGCTTCGTCCCCGCCTACGTCCGCCCGCTCTTCTGCCGGGGGATCGGCCCGTTCCGCTGGGCGGCGCTTAGCGGCGACCCTGAGGACATCTATAAAACCGACGCGAAGGTGAAGGAGCTCATCCCCGACGACAGGCACTTGCACCGCTGGCTCGACATGGCGCGCGAGCGGATCGCCTTCCAGGGACTTCCCGCGCGGATCTGCTGGGTCGGACTAGGCCAGCGCCACCGTCTCGGCCTCGCGTTCAATGAGATGGTGAGGAGCGGTGAAGTCTCCGCCCCGATCGTCATCGGCCGCGACCATCTGGACAGCGGCAGCGTCGCCTCGCCCAACCGCGAGACGGAAAGCATGAAGGACGGAAGCGACGTCGTCTCCGACTGGCCCATCCTCAACGCGCTTCTCAATTGCGCGTCCGGCGCGACCTGGGTGTCGTTCCACCACGGCGGCGGCGTCGGAATGGGCTATTCGCAGCACGCGGGCCAGGTGATCGTCGCCGACGGAACCGACGATGCGGCGCGGCGGCTCGAGCGGGTGCTTTGGAACGACCCCGGCACCGGGGTGATGCGCCATGCGGACGCAGGCTATGAAAAAGCCATCCAATGCGCTCGCGAACAGGGACTCGACCTGCCGATGGTGACCACTTGA
- the hutI gene encoding imidazolonepropionase encodes MWDRLLTDCHVATMEPAPGNPLGIIENGAIGIQDGRIVRVGTRTDLAGNRAREVLPLGGAWVTPGLIDCHTHLIFGGNRADEHAMRRAGASYQEIAEAGGGIASTVKRTREASEPELLASAAMRLDALMKGGVTTIEIKSGYGLDLEGELRLLRCAKALAASEAVRIVPTLLALHALPAEWKDRRIGYVSMVIDELLPAVADEQLAETVDAFCEDMAFSSDEVERLFKAAHARGFRVKLHAEQLSNQNGAALASKYNALSADHLEHLDEHGAAAMAEAGTVAVLLPGAFYALQEERKPPVQLLRDHKVPIAVATDCNPGTSPLLSPTLAMNMACTLFGLTPEEALAGMTINGAKALGIEEEIGTVAVGKAADLCVWRLESLAELGYWIGLPGPERRIYAGDDT; translated from the coding sequence ATGTGGGACCGTCTCCTCACCGATTGCCATGTTGCGACCATGGAGCCTGCGCCCGGCAATCCGCTGGGCATAATCGAAAACGGCGCCATCGGAATCCAGGACGGCCGGATCGTCCGCGTCGGCACCAGGACCGACCTTGCCGGCAATCGCGCGCGCGAAGTTCTTCCGCTCGGAGGCGCGTGGGTGACGCCCGGCCTGATCGACTGCCACACGCACCTTATCTTCGGCGGCAACCGCGCCGACGAGCATGCGATGCGCCGCGCCGGCGCCAGCTATCAGGAAATCGCCGAAGCGGGCGGCGGGATCGCCTCGACTGTGAAGCGCACCCGCGAAGCATCGGAGCCGGAGCTGCTGGCCTCGGCTGCGATGCGCCTCGATGCGCTGATGAAGGGCGGGGTGACGACGATCGAGATCAAGTCCGGCTACGGGCTGGACCTCGAAGGCGAGCTTCGGCTGCTCCGTTGCGCCAAGGCGCTGGCCGCCAGCGAGGCCGTCCGCATCGTCCCGACCTTGCTCGCCCTCCACGCTTTGCCGGCAGAGTGGAAGGACCGGCGGATCGGCTATGTGTCGATGGTCATCGACGAGCTTCTTCCAGCGGTCGCCGACGAGCAGCTTGCTGAAACGGTGGATGCCTTCTGCGAGGACATGGCCTTCTCGTCTGACGAGGTGGAGCGCCTATTCAAGGCGGCGCACGCGCGCGGCTTTCGGGTCAAGCTTCATGCCGAGCAATTGTCGAACCAGAATGGCGCTGCGCTCGCGTCGAAATACAACGCTCTGTCTGCCGATCATCTCGAGCATCTCGACGAGCATGGCGCGGCAGCGATGGCGGAGGCGGGGACGGTCGCGGTGTTGTTGCCCGGGGCCTTCTATGCCCTGCAAGAAGAGCGGAAGCCGCCGGTGCAGCTGCTTCGCGATCACAAGGTCCCGATCGCCGTCGCGACCGACTGCAACCCCGGCACTTCGCCTTTGCTTTCGCCGACCTTGGCGATGAACATGGCGTGCACTTTGTTCGGCCTCACGCCCGAGGAGGCGCTGGCTGGCATGACGATCAACGGCGCAAAGGCGCTCGGGATCGAGGAGGAAATCGGAACGGTCGCCGTCGGCAAGGCCGCCGACCTTTGCGTGTGGCGGCTCGAAAGCCTGGCCGAGCTCGGCTACTGGATCGGCCTTCCGGGGCCTGAGCGGCGGATCTACGCCGGGGACGATACATAG
- a CDS encoding arginase family protein yields the protein MSAWPNLSDLLIDDDSPVPIGLVGAPLAAGSVTPGGCDKAPSLLRETLRRIGTYDVEMGRSIFTAIRDRGDVSLGGMSIEEATGPITEAVAASVADHALTLVVGGNNAVTRPAVLGLGLPLEEVGLITLDAHFDMRDLDDGLSNGNPVRALIEDGLPGGNIAQIGLASFANTAKMHQDALAAGNLVVTMEQVRRDGIRSAVERAIEHVSNCTAVVLDCDIDVIDRSQMPGAPGARPGGMQVADFFWAVRKIAEYPLVRVIDLTEWDPPLDPTDLSALTAARWVAECVAGFESR from the coding sequence ATGAGCGCCTGGCCCAATCTTTCCGACCTTCTGATCGACGACGACAGCCCCGTTCCCATCGGGCTTGTCGGCGCGCCCCTCGCTGCGGGGTCGGTCACTCCCGGTGGGTGCGACAAGGCGCCGTCGCTGCTCCGCGAGACGCTGAGGCGCATCGGAACCTACGACGTGGAGATGGGGCGATCGATCTTCACCGCCATCCGTGACCGGGGAGACGTCTCGCTTGGCGGCATGTCGATCGAGGAGGCCACAGGCCCCATCACGGAAGCGGTGGCGGCGAGCGTCGCCGACCACGCGCTCACATTGGTCGTCGGGGGCAACAATGCGGTGACGAGGCCGGCGGTGCTTGGACTCGGCCTCCCGCTCGAGGAGGTGGGACTGATCACACTCGACGCGCACTTCGACATGCGCGACCTCGACGACGGCCTGAGCAACGGCAACCCGGTTCGAGCCCTGATCGAGGACGGGCTTCCGGGCGGCAACATCGCCCAGATCGGCCTCGCAAGCTTCGCCAATACGGCAAAGATGCACCAGGACGCGCTTGCTGCAGGCAATCTCGTCGTCACCATGGAACAGGTCAGGCGCGACGGGATCCGAAGCGCGGTCGAGCGGGCGATCGAGCATGTGTCGAACTGCACCGCTGTCGTCCTCGACTGCGACATCGACGTGATCGACCGGAGCCAGATGCCCGGGGCCCCGGGCGCGCGACCCGGCGGGATGCAGGTCGCCGACTTTTTCTGGGCGGTCCGGAAGATCGCGGAGTATCCGCTGGTGCGGGTCATCGACCTTACCGAATGGGACCCGCCGCTGGATCCGACCGACCTCAGCGCTTTGACCGCGGCCCGCTGGGTCGCCGAGTGCGTCGCCGGTTTCGAGAGCCGCTAG
- a CDS encoding alpha-ketoglutarate-dependent dioxygenase AlkB, with the protein MTADLFGEPVIAGLDYRPEFITHAEEQELVGHLSAEELSPFRFHGWTGKRLTRSFGWRYDFDDASFSPSEPIPGWLEPLRSKAAGLAGVRPDDFVHALLVRYDPGAGIGWHKDRSVFETVVGVSLGTPAMLRFRRRRAGGFDRMQVEVEPRSAYLLSGEARHEWEHGIAPGETLRFSITFRTLSEKGRRIATSP; encoded by the coding sequence GTGACCGCGGATCTGTTCGGCGAACCTGTCATCGCCGGGCTAGACTACCGGCCGGAGTTCATCACGCATGCCGAGGAGCAGGAGCTCGTCGGCCACCTTTCGGCGGAGGAGCTGTCGCCCTTTCGGTTCCACGGCTGGACCGGCAAGCGCCTGACTCGAAGCTTCGGTTGGCGCTACGATTTCGACGACGCCAGCTTCTCGCCGTCTGAGCCGATCCCCGGCTGGCTCGAGCCGCTGCGGTCGAAGGCGGCGGGCCTTGCGGGAGTCCGGCCGGACGATTTCGTGCACGCGCTGCTGGTTCGCTACGATCCCGGCGCGGGCATCGGCTGGCACAAGGACCGCTCGGTCTTCGAGACCGTCGTCGGAGTTTCGCTCGGCACGCCGGCAATGCTCCGCTTCCGGAGGCGACGCGCCGGGGGCTTCGACCGCATGCAGGTCGAGGTCGAGCCTCGCTCGGCCTATCTGCTCTCCGGCGAAGCGCGGCACGAATGGGAGCACGGCATCGCGCCCGGCGAGACGCTGCGCTTTTCCATCACATTCCGAACCCTTTCGGAGAAGGGCCGAAGGATCGCGACTTCCCCCTAG
- a CDS encoding ATP-dependent DNA ligase, whose protein sequence is MEAVLAAELPVGEGWQYEPKWDGFRCLARREGDDVQLISKSGKPLGRYFPEMLEVLARLKQDRFLLDGELIITVGDVLSFDALQLRLHPAESRVRKLAAESPAELMLFDLLSLGGEDLSDRPLSERRSALEKFHASTDQPQLKLSPATRERDLAIGWLERSGGALDGVIAKRRDQPYKSGERAMVKVKPERTADCVVGGFRYGEKHDFVGSLLLGLYDSKGLLNHVGFTSAIPANEREQLTKELEKLIEPPGFTGDAPGGPSRWRTARSGQWKPLRPELVVEVKYDQVTAGRFRHGTSIVRWRPDKDPKQCTYDQLKPELRPSELAEVFGQ, encoded by the coding sequence ATGGAAGCCGTGCTCGCTGCCGAGCTGCCGGTCGGCGAGGGCTGGCAATATGAGCCCAAGTGGGACGGCTTTCGTTGCCTCGCCCGGCGCGAAGGCGACGACGTCCAGCTGATCTCCAAGAGCGGGAAGCCGCTCGGCCGCTATTTTCCCGAAATGCTCGAGGTGCTGGCCAGGCTGAAGCAGGATCGATTCCTCCTCGACGGAGAGTTGATCATCACCGTCGGCGACGTCCTCTCCTTCGACGCCCTGCAACTTCGGCTTCACCCGGCGGAAAGCCGGGTGCGCAAGCTCGCCGCAGAGAGCCCCGCCGAGCTGATGCTGTTCGACCTCCTGTCGCTGGGCGGCGAGGATTTGTCGGACCGGCCCCTGTCGGAGCGGCGCTCGGCGTTGGAGAAATTCCACGCCTCCACCGATCAGCCCCAGCTCAAGCTGTCGCCGGCAACGCGCGAGCGTGATCTCGCGATCGGCTGGCTGGAACGGTCCGGCGGCGCACTCGACGGAGTCATCGCCAAGCGGCGCGACCAGCCGTACAAATCCGGCGAGCGGGCGATGGTGAAGGTGAAGCCCGAGCGCACCGCGGACTGCGTCGTCGGCGGCTTTCGCTATGGGGAAAAGCACGATTTCGTCGGCTCGCTGCTGCTCGGCCTCTACGATTCCAAGGGCCTTCTCAACCACGTCGGATTCACTTCGGCGATTCCCGCGAACGAGCGCGAGCAGCTGACGAAGGAGCTCGAAAAACTGATCGAGCCACCCGGGTTCACCGGGGATGCTCCCGGGGGGCCCAGCCGCTGGCGAACTGCGCGATCAGGCCAGTGGAAGCCGCTGAGGCCCGAGCTCGTCGTCGAGGTGAAGTACGACCAGGTGACCGCCGGCCGCTTCCGCCACGGAACGTCGATCGTCCGCTGGCGGCCGGACAAGGATCCTAAGCAGTGCACCTATGACCAGCTCAAGCCGGAGCTTCGCCCGTCGGAGCTCGCCGAGGTGTTCGGCCAGTGA
- a CDS encoding MoaD/ThiS family protein, producing the protein MARAPHAPQSAGRRVKIGFYGRLAQAIGPKVEVDIPAHSRVGDVRRILAEKFPGGAATLASGRSKACVGGAIVGDEQMVSEGDEIEFLPPVSGG; encoded by the coding sequence ATGGCGAGAGCACCCCATGCTCCGCAATCCGCAGGTCGCCGAGTGAAGATCGGCTTCTACGGGCGCCTCGCCCAGGCCATCGGTCCGAAGGTCGAGGTCGATATCCCCGCGCACTCGCGCGTCGGGGACGTTCGCCGAATCCTAGCCGAAAAATTCCCGGGCGGTGCCGCGACTCTTGCGAGCGGGCGGTCAAAAGCCTGCGTCGGCGGCGCAATCGTCGGCGACGAGCAAATGGTTTCCGAGGGCGACGAGATCGAGTTCCTTCCACCTGTGTCCGGCGGATGA